A single genomic interval of Plantibacter sp. Leaf314 harbors:
- a CDS encoding heparinase II/III family protein: MTTVTRARGGWWHDFVCPTHGTELLEARGDAFVCTYGCELRGEPYASAWLVLEHQAAARLARTAARRFRRHGDPADQAQALAVVREFADYCAEITAEWNRDSESWMLQGKLFKQALTEAIWATQIADAVVVLADEPAARETMGAPVATMLGALLDTIVESRRVLVDDRDDLTSNYVAWLDAAGALITRALAALAAPTPHGDQERWIAQAVEHSAVALGQDGWEWEGSTYYHLFVLRAYLLTFAGADQAALDPALVRRLRRMVDVLVGFAGPDGRLPMLHDGPYDRLGVHLEVLEICVLAGQLWDGTGLDTVEAWARRRIGERHDGLEDLLDGWFSGTPLPAPGDVLDRGSVLFADVGYAVVRSEASSLQAVLDAGPHGGSHGHLDTLALYLYGDGVAWQPAPGVPPYGSALRRGHYARTTAHPTVRADDADQLESSARVERWEVDPATDTTLVQASSDEAIDGVLLERRVESIGGILVDVVRATTTDGSARSFTTAFRPAVPFEVVQHGDGWRTGWSGPAGRRLHGHHVADVASVLVDAPGRGPSDDPTVPLAVGDWTATAPSVTFVSVFAEADESPIASIGLNAGRLVIALADGRTLERELLP; encoded by the coding sequence ATGACCACCGTCACCCGGGCGCGAGGCGGGTGGTGGCACGACTTCGTCTGCCCCACCCACGGCACCGAGCTGCTCGAAGCGCGCGGCGACGCCTTCGTCTGCACCTACGGCTGCGAACTGCGCGGCGAGCCGTACGCCTCGGCCTGGTTGGTGCTCGAACATCAGGCGGCGGCTCGACTCGCGCGCACGGCGGCGCGCCGCTTCCGACGACACGGCGACCCCGCCGACCAGGCACAGGCGCTCGCCGTCGTGCGCGAGTTCGCCGACTACTGCGCCGAGATCACGGCCGAGTGGAACCGCGACAGTGAGAGCTGGATGCTCCAGGGCAAGCTCTTCAAGCAGGCGCTGACGGAGGCGATCTGGGCGACGCAGATCGCCGACGCGGTCGTCGTGCTCGCCGACGAGCCGGCGGCCAGGGAGACGATGGGTGCCCCCGTCGCGACGATGCTCGGCGCGCTCCTCGACACCATCGTCGAGTCCCGCCGGGTGCTCGTCGACGACCGCGACGACCTCACGAGCAATTACGTCGCCTGGCTCGACGCCGCCGGTGCCCTGATCACCCGCGCGCTCGCCGCCCTGGCCGCGCCCACCCCGCACGGCGATCAGGAGCGATGGATCGCGCAGGCCGTCGAACACTCGGCCGTCGCCCTCGGCCAGGACGGCTGGGAGTGGGAGGGGTCCACCTACTACCACCTGTTCGTGCTCCGCGCCTATCTCCTCACCTTCGCTGGAGCGGACCAGGCGGCGCTCGACCCCGCCCTCGTCCGGCGGCTGCGCCGGATGGTCGATGTGCTCGTCGGCTTCGCCGGACCGGACGGCCGACTGCCGATGCTGCACGACGGCCCCTACGACCGACTCGGTGTCCACCTCGAAGTGTTGGAGATCTGCGTCCTCGCCGGGCAGCTCTGGGACGGGACCGGTCTCGACACCGTCGAGGCCTGGGCCCGGCGGCGGATCGGCGAGCGTCACGACGGACTCGAGGACCTCCTCGACGGGTGGTTCTCCGGAACACCGCTCCCTGCCCCCGGCGACGTCCTCGACCGCGGCTCGGTGCTCTTCGCCGACGTCGGGTACGCGGTCGTCCGCTCCGAGGCGAGCTCCCTGCAGGCGGTGCTCGACGCCGGACCGCACGGCGGCTCGCACGGGCATCTCGACACGCTCGCCCTGTACCTCTACGGCGACGGCGTCGCATGGCAGCCCGCTCCCGGCGTCCCGCCCTACGGCAGTGCGCTGCGGCGCGGCCACTACGCGAGGACGACCGCGCACCCGACCGTCCGCGCGGACGACGCGGACCAGCTCGAGAGCTCCGCCCGCGTGGAGCGCTGGGAGGTCGACCCCGCCACCGACACGACGCTCGTCCAGGCGTCCTCCGACGAGGCGATCGACGGCGTCCTGCTCGAACGGCGGGTCGAGTCCATCGGGGGGATCCTCGTGGACGTCGTCCGCGCGACGACTACCGACGGCTCCGCCCGCAGCTTCACCACTGCCTTCCGGCCAGCCGTGCCGTTCGAGGTCGTGCAGCACGGAGACGGTTGGCGCACCGGCTGGTCCGGCCCAGCAGGGCGACGGCTGCACGGGCACCATGTCGCGGACGTCGCCTCCGTCCTCGTGGACGCCCCGGGCAGAGGGCCGTCGGACGACCCGACCGTGCCCCTCGCCGTCGGTGACTGGACGGCGACGGCCCCGAGCGTCACCTTCGTGTCGGTCTTCGCCGAGGCGGATGAGTCGCCGATCGCGTCGATCGGGCTCAACGCCGGGCGTCTGGTCATCGCTCTGGCCGACGGGCGGACGCTCGAGCGGGAGCTGCTGCCGTGA
- the fabG gene encoding 3-oxoacyl-ACP reductase FabG, whose product MQIDLTGRRALVTGGGAGIGAAIARALGASGADVAVHYASSADGAAAIVDELTAAGRTAVAIQGDLTDSAQADAVVRQATEALGGLDILVNNAGHLVGRSTIAEMTDEHWHQVLDVNLTSSFAVTRAALPALTASGAGRVILMSSLASENGGGAGSVPYAAAKAGVIGFTRALAKEIAPAGVTVNAVAPGFIGDTAFHNTFTPTKAQEGIVAGIPLGRAGTVDDVAGVALFLASELSSFVTGQVVDINGGANFR is encoded by the coding sequence ATGCAGATCGACCTCACCGGCCGCCGCGCCCTCGTCACCGGCGGAGGCGCCGGCATCGGAGCCGCGATCGCCCGGGCCCTCGGAGCCAGCGGAGCGGACGTCGCCGTGCACTACGCGTCGAGCGCCGACGGTGCCGCCGCGATCGTGGACGAGCTCACCGCCGCCGGTCGGACGGCCGTCGCGATCCAGGGCGACCTGACCGACTCGGCCCAGGCGGACGCGGTGGTGCGGCAGGCGACCGAGGCGCTCGGCGGCCTCGACATCCTCGTCAACAACGCCGGTCACCTCGTCGGGCGGTCCACGATCGCCGAGATGACCGACGAGCACTGGCACCAGGTGCTCGATGTGAACCTCACCAGCAGCTTCGCCGTCACCCGCGCCGCACTCCCCGCGCTCACCGCCTCCGGTGCCGGCCGCGTGATCCTCATGTCGTCCCTCGCCAGCGAGAACGGCGGCGGAGCGGGCTCGGTGCCGTACGCGGCGGCGAAGGCCGGCGTCATCGGGTTCACCCGGGCGCTCGCCAAGGAGATCGCACCCGCCGGCGTGACGGTGAACGCGGTCGCCCCCGGGTTCATCGGCGACACGGCGTTCCACAACACCTTCACCCCCACCAAGGCGCAGGAGGGGATCGTCGCCGGCATCCCGCTCGGACGCGCCGGTACCGTCGACGACGTCGCCGGGGTCGCCCTGTTCCTCGCCTCCGAGCTGTCGTCCTTCGTGACCGGTCAGGTCGTCGACATCAACGGAGGGGCCAACTTCCGATGA
- a CDS encoding carbohydrate ABC transporter permease, with protein sequence MTAEPLTTRSLVTGVHEDFVPKPAGRRRNRRWIGRLVLNLALTLGALTMVVPFIWMIATSLKSPAELAEFPPTFLPKVWEWSNYPEALQAAPFATYFRNSFIISASHTIITLIFAAMAGYSLARIRFRGRELVFLGFVAMLMIPTYTKIVPQFLLVKFMPLFGGNDILGQGGSGWLNTWWALIIPGGLSATAIFLFRQFYLSLPTELAEAARIDGLSEFRIFSRIYTPLIKPAIATVALLTFQESWNNFLWPLLVTTRDDLRVIQVGLAVFQQLDGTQWQYLMAGTTMATVPMVLLFLFCQKYFIQGFTNAGIK encoded by the coding sequence ATGACCGCCGAACCGCTCACGACGAGGTCGCTCGTCACCGGGGTCCACGAGGACTTCGTGCCGAAGCCTGCCGGACGTCGCCGGAACCGTCGATGGATCGGACGGCTCGTCCTCAACCTGGCCCTCACGCTCGGCGCGCTCACCATGGTGGTGCCGTTCATCTGGATGATCGCGACGTCGTTGAAGTCCCCGGCCGAACTCGCCGAGTTCCCGCCGACGTTCCTCCCCAAGGTCTGGGAGTGGAGCAACTATCCCGAGGCCCTCCAGGCGGCTCCGTTCGCCACCTACTTCCGGAACAGCTTCATCATCTCGGCGTCGCACACGATCATCACGCTGATCTTCGCCGCGATGGCCGGCTACTCGCTGGCCCGCATCCGGTTCCGCGGTCGCGAACTCGTCTTCCTCGGCTTCGTCGCGATGCTCATGATCCCGACCTACACGAAGATCGTGCCGCAGTTCCTGCTCGTGAAGTTCATGCCCCTCTTCGGTGGGAACGACATCCTCGGCCAGGGCGGGTCCGGGTGGCTCAACACCTGGTGGGCGCTCATCATCCCCGGAGGCCTGAGCGCGACCGCGATCTTCCTGTTCCGCCAGTTCTACCTCTCCCTCCCGACGGAGCTCGCGGAGGCCGCGCGGATCGACGGACTCAGCGAGTTCCGCATCTTCTCCCGGATCTACACGCCGCTCATCAAGCCGGCGATCGCGACGGTCGCGCTCCTGACCTTCCAGGAGAGCTGGAACAACTTCCTCTGGCCGCTCCTCGTCACGACGAGGGACGACCTCAGGGTGATCCAGGTCGGGCTCGCCGTGTTCCAGCAGCTCGACGGGACGCAGTGGCAATACCTGATGGCCGGCACCACGATGGCGACCGTCCCGATGGTCCTCCTCTTCCTGTTCTGCCAGAAGTACTTCATCCAGGGGTTCACGAACGCCGGCATCAAGTAG
- a CDS encoding carbohydrate ABC transporter permease — protein MTATRTPDVPRTLDPRQPPPIPRRAASKRAARKSGLFGWLMVAPAVFHIGLWTAIPVLATIALSFTDYDIFDAPAWIGLDNYVEIFQDPVFGQATWNTIVYTFWTVPASMAIAMVIAVALNQNLRLRTWFRTAFFLPQVTATVAIAMVWLWIFNPQQGLLNGILSVVGIPGQAWLADPEWALPSVILVGAWQGIGIKMLIYIAALQNVDPSLYEAAAVDGAGPIRKFFAITVPMLKPATFFVLIISIIGAFQVFDQIYVLTDGGPANSTTMMTYEVYRSAFQNFEMGMASAQSVLLFLMLLVMTVIGRRATKGDEG, from the coding sequence ATGACCGCGACACGCACCCCCGACGTCCCCAGGACGCTCGACCCCCGACAACCGCCACCCATCCCGCGGCGGGCCGCCAGCAAGCGTGCGGCTCGGAAGAGCGGTCTGTTCGGCTGGCTCATGGTCGCTCCGGCCGTGTTCCACATCGGCCTCTGGACGGCGATCCCCGTCCTCGCGACGATCGCCCTGAGCTTCACCGACTACGACATCTTCGACGCCCCCGCGTGGATCGGTCTCGACAACTACGTGGAGATCTTCCAGGACCCGGTGTTCGGCCAGGCCACGTGGAACACGATCGTCTACACCTTCTGGACCGTGCCCGCCTCGATGGCGATCGCGATGGTCATCGCCGTCGCGCTCAACCAGAACCTGCGTCTCCGCACCTGGTTCCGGACCGCGTTCTTCCTGCCGCAGGTGACGGCCACGGTCGCCATCGCGATGGTCTGGCTGTGGATCTTCAACCCGCAGCAGGGTCTCCTGAACGGGATCCTCTCGGTGGTCGGCATTCCGGGTCAGGCCTGGCTGGCCGACCCGGAGTGGGCGCTGCCCTCCGTCATCCTCGTCGGCGCATGGCAGGGCATCGGCATCAAGATGCTCATCTACATCGCGGCGCTCCAGAACGTCGACCCCTCGCTGTACGAGGCCGCCGCGGTCGACGGTGCGGGCCCGATCCGGAAGTTCTTCGCGATCACCGTGCCGATGCTGAAGCCCGCCACCTTCTTCGTGCTCATCATCTCGATCATCGGAGCGTTCCAAGTGTTCGACCAGATCTACGTCCTGACCGACGGCGGACCCGCCAACTCCACGACGATGATGACCTACGAGGTCTACCGCTCCGCGTTCCAGAACTTCGAGATGGGCATGGCGTCGGCGCAGTCGGTGCTGCTGTTCCTGATGCTCCTCGTGATGACCGTCATCGGCCGTCGCGCGACGAAGGGTGACGAGGGATGA
- a CDS encoding extracellular solute-binding protein produces the protein MTTRTMRPRHRRTTGLPRAARLATGLLTASALTLALGACSTPEAEQDADPNAISGDLTMLTPIFEGSAGQKLLEEELLPQFTAMYPDVTVSVDYTNYARLNEKLTTGVVSGLVPDVMMMGVGWIEAFADRGVLANLSDGGLTAESLEETMTPEIVEAGLWNGDVYGVPIMLDARFGVARMDLLREAGYDHTPRTWDELVEMADALTERDAKGKLTRTGFDMLTIEPRQMFETALFSNGGSLFSEDNSSPAFDSEQGVEALQRIVDLFHDQKVEDTGFSAPNATVNPLINGRAAMAIAHNNVWTQAEAADPEVLDDLEPFLIPGDSPSMFVGGTMAAVSATSAHEQAAQKLVEFLASPGPALAANQQRGNVPALTELLESDYVQDDRLVQFAMENLSVAKREGGPPKWLGLRGDVAPAIENAILRKKTAKAALTDLAAAFQKKLDR, from the coding sequence ATGACCACCCGGACCATGAGGCCACGCCACCGGCGGACCACCGGCCTCCCCAGGGCGGCCCGTCTCGCCACCGGACTGCTCACCGCGAGCGCGCTCACCCTGGCGCTCGGCGCGTGCTCGACCCCGGAGGCCGAGCAGGACGCCGATCCGAACGCCATCAGCGGCGACCTCACCATGCTGACCCCGATCTTCGAGGGCTCCGCGGGGCAGAAGCTGCTCGAGGAGGAGCTGCTGCCGCAGTTCACGGCGATGTACCCCGACGTGACGGTGTCCGTCGACTACACCAACTACGCCCGCCTCAACGAGAAGCTGACCACCGGCGTCGTCTCCGGCCTGGTGCCGGACGTGATGATGATGGGCGTCGGCTGGATCGAGGCCTTCGCCGATCGAGGCGTCCTGGCCAACCTGAGCGACGGAGGCCTCACCGCCGAGTCGCTGGAGGAGACCATGACGCCGGAGATCGTCGAGGCCGGGCTCTGGAACGGCGACGTGTACGGCGTCCCGATCATGCTCGACGCCCGCTTCGGCGTGGCCAGGATGGACCTCCTCCGGGAGGCCGGCTACGACCACACCCCGCGGACCTGGGATGAACTCGTCGAGATGGCCGACGCGCTCACCGAGCGCGACGCGAAGGGCAAGCTGACGCGCACCGGCTTCGACATGTTGACGATCGAACCGCGCCAGATGTTCGAGACGGCGCTGTTCTCGAACGGCGGATCGCTCTTCTCCGAGGACAACAGCTCGCCGGCGTTCGACTCCGAGCAGGGAGTCGAGGCGCTGCAACGGATCGTCGACCTCTTCCACGACCAGAAGGTCGAGGACACGGGCTTCTCCGCGCCCAACGCGACCGTCAACCCGCTCATCAACGGCCGTGCGGCGATGGCGATCGCCCACAACAACGTCTGGACCCAGGCCGAGGCGGCCGACCCGGAGGTGCTGGACGACCTCGAACCGTTCCTCATCCCCGGCGACTCGCCCAGCATGTTCGTCGGCGGGACGATGGCGGCGGTCTCCGCCACCTCGGCTCATGAACAGGCGGCGCAGAAACTCGTCGAGTTCCTGGCGAGCCCCGGCCCGGCGCTGGCGGCCAACCAGCAGCGCGGCAACGTGCCCGCCCTGACCGAGCTCCTCGAGAGCGACTACGTGCAGGACGACCGCCTCGTGCAGTTCGCGATGGAGAACCTCTCGGTCGCCAAGCGTGAGGGCGGACCTCCGAAGTGGCTCGGGCTCCGCGGCGACGTCGCCCCGGCCATCGAGAACGCGATCCTCCGCAAGAAGACGGCGAAGGCGGCACTCACCGACCTCGCCGCGGCCTTCCAGAAGAAGTTGGACCGGTGA
- a CDS encoding LacI family DNA-binding transcriptional regulator codes for MADKVTIQQVAAAAGVSTSTVSNVLNSRSDRMQPETRDRVFAAIRALDYRPNRAARQLRTGQTKTIGLIVPSVSNPFWGAFARELEQAALGHGYNVLLGNSERDPGRELGYVEELWDNGVRDIVLCTSLPSLEHLAAFVERGLNLILFDRPVQPGDPPLVASIGIDNHLGGSVAASHLTDLGHRRIAFVSGSQRSVNRTVRHAGFLAAVQAAGLDASELPVWAGLPAGADELEAPEVGRRAVHELFSAGPAPTAIIAINDMTALGVCKGIRDLGLGIGTDVSVVGFDDIPLADLVSPSLTTVRQPIARMAALAVEQVVTRERTDDRESTPAILLRPELVVRDSTGAAPAEVARG; via the coding sequence ATGGCCGACAAGGTGACGATCCAACAGGTCGCCGCAGCAGCGGGCGTCTCGACGAGCACCGTGTCGAACGTCCTCAACAGTCGTTCCGACCGCATGCAGCCCGAGACCCGCGATCGGGTCTTCGCGGCCATCCGAGCGCTCGACTACCGACCCAACCGGGCCGCGCGGCAACTGCGCACCGGCCAGACGAAGACGATCGGCCTCATCGTGCCGTCGGTCAGCAACCCGTTCTGGGGCGCCTTCGCCCGCGAGCTCGAACAGGCGGCACTCGGCCACGGCTACAACGTCCTCCTCGGCAACAGCGAGCGCGACCCCGGACGAGAGCTCGGCTACGTGGAGGAGCTGTGGGACAACGGCGTCCGCGACATCGTCCTCTGCACCTCACTGCCGTCGCTCGAGCACCTGGCGGCCTTCGTCGAGCGCGGCCTCAACCTCATCCTGTTCGACCGTCCCGTCCAGCCAGGCGATCCGCCCCTCGTCGCGAGCATCGGGATCGACAACCACCTCGGCGGCAGCGTCGCCGCATCCCACCTGACCGATCTCGGGCACCGGAGGATCGCGTTCGTCTCCGGGTCGCAGCGTTCGGTGAACCGGACCGTCCGGCACGCGGGGTTCCTCGCCGCGGTGCAGGCGGCGGGTCTCGACGCGTCGGAGTTGCCGGTGTGGGCGGGACTCCCGGCAGGCGCCGACGAGCTCGAGGCCCCCGAGGTCGGCCGACGAGCCGTGCACGAGCTGTTCAGCGCCGGTCCAGCGCCGACAGCGATCATCGCGATCAACGACATGACGGCCCTCGGGGTCTGCAAGGGCATCCGCGATCTGGGGCTCGGCATCGGCACGGACGTCTCCGTCGTCGGCTTCGACGACATCCCCCTCGCCGATCTCGTGTCGCCGTCGCTGACGACCGTCCGTCAGCCCATCGCCCGCATGGCCGCGCTGGCGGTCGAGCAGGTCGTCACGCGCGAACGGACCGACGACCGGGAATCGACCCCCGCCATCCTCCTGCGCCCGGAACTCGTCGTCCGCGACTCGACCGGTGCGGCACCCGCCGAGGTGGCTCGCGGCTGA
- a CDS encoding endonuclease/exonuclease/phosphatase family protein: MSETILARSLLTVMSYNIRTAVAQPGHEWVDRAPLVSQVIARTGPDLLGLQEVRGNQLSDLLPDLTEYDWFGQGRDGGTAGEYGPVFFRRSRFERLDAGDFWLSDTPDEPGSNTWPSLHARFVTWVRLRERQTGDELVFANTHLDHEATPHGDDVRTKSAELIADRFSEVDTPILLTGDFNTPRGSAAHVAFERAGFVDLSPAAEGTDVGTFHGYGPQRPGNARIDWVLGRSGGPGPHADLEPIDTLVDDQPPTSEASDHFPVVIRAQLTRDAQLPELASASNPGGAVGHDGA, encoded by the coding sequence GTGAGCGAAACCATCCTGGCCCGGAGCCTCCTGACCGTCATGAGTTACAACATCCGCACCGCCGTCGCCCAACCCGGTCACGAATGGGTGGACCGGGCTCCGCTCGTCTCGCAGGTCATCGCCCGCACCGGGCCCGACCTCCTCGGCCTGCAGGAGGTCCGCGGGAACCAACTCAGCGACCTCCTCCCAGACCTCACCGAGTACGACTGGTTCGGGCAGGGTCGCGACGGCGGCACCGCCGGCGAGTACGGTCCGGTGTTCTTCCGTCGCTCACGGTTCGAGCGGCTCGACGCCGGCGACTTCTGGCTCTCCGACACCCCCGACGAACCCGGCTCGAACACCTGGCCGTCGCTCCACGCCCGGTTCGTCACCTGGGTGCGGCTCCGGGAGCGACAGACCGGGGACGAGCTGGTCTTCGCCAACACGCACCTCGACCACGAGGCCACACCCCACGGCGACGACGTCCGGACGAAGAGCGCCGAACTCATCGCGGACCGGTTCTCCGAGGTGGACACGCCGATCCTGCTCACGGGCGATTTCAACACCCCGCGCGGATCCGCAGCGCACGTCGCGTTCGAGCGAGCCGGGTTCGTCGACCTGTCGCCGGCGGCCGAGGGCACGGACGTCGGCACCTTCCACGGGTACGGCCCGCAACGTCCCGGGAACGCGCGCATCGACTGGGTGCTCGGCCGTTCGGGCGGACCCGGCCCCCACGCCGACTTGGAGCCGATCGACACCCTCGTCGACGATCAGCCGCCGACCTCCGAGGCGAGCGACCACTTCCCGGTGGTCATCCGAGCGCAGCTCACGCGCGACGCTCAGCTCCCCGAGCTGGCGTCGGCGTCGAACCCGGGCGGCGCCGTCGGGCACGATGGAGCATGA
- a CDS encoding RidA family protein: MSVVTLIRAEQLSDAAEYAYASSVPASAKLLFLAGSCPLNLDGSTAAVGDVAGQAAKCVENLVIALEAAGATLADVASTRVLVASTKQSDLVTAWEVVRAAFGDHDVPSTLLGVTVLGYDDQLVEIEATAAIA; encoded by the coding sequence ATGTCCGTCGTCACGCTGATCCGAGCCGAACAGCTCTCCGATGCGGCCGAATACGCCTACGCCTCGTCCGTCCCGGCGAGCGCGAAGCTGCTGTTCCTGGCCGGGTCGTGCCCGCTGAACCTCGACGGCTCGACCGCAGCCGTGGGTGACGTCGCCGGGCAGGCGGCGAAGTGCGTCGAGAACCTCGTCATCGCCCTCGAGGCCGCCGGGGCGACCCTCGCCGACGTGGCGAGCACCAGGGTCCTCGTCGCCTCGACCAAGCAGTCCGACCTCGTGACGGCCTGGGAGGTCGTGCGCGCCGCCTTCGGCGATCACGACGTGCCGTCGACGCTGCTCGGTGTCACCGTCCTCGGCTACGACGACCAGCTCGTCGAGATCGAGGCGACCGCCGCGATCGCCTGA
- a CDS encoding YoaK family protein, producing MSETDGTDQTLQAARRRTRAGMIAAMALVLSFAAGATDAFAFLQLGGVFTANMTGNFVLAGLTSRPDFAEVLLGASVAVLLFSVGTFLAFRFTRPVATTDRPTPEAPQRRLVLVLGGAVVAQSCVLLGWIVSSDHRTMPVVCVLIALSTLAMAGQTAVARRIERSGVTTTFVTGTLTSLMQSLADGIHDHHLIRIGAIVLLVAGALCGSLLTGVDPVFGAALPLVPSIVGLVLLRLAPSASAH from the coding sequence GTGAGCGAGACCGACGGCACCGATCAGACCCTGCAGGCCGCCCGACGTCGGACGCGGGCCGGCATGATCGCGGCGATGGCGCTCGTGCTTTCGTTCGCGGCCGGGGCGACCGACGCTTTCGCGTTCCTCCAGCTCGGCGGCGTCTTCACCGCCAACATGACCGGCAACTTCGTGCTGGCCGGCCTCACGAGCCGCCCGGACTTCGCCGAGGTCCTCCTCGGGGCGTCGGTCGCGGTGCTGCTGTTCTCCGTCGGGACGTTCCTGGCCTTCCGGTTCACGAGGCCCGTCGCCACCACCGATCGACCGACGCCGGAGGCGCCGCAGCGCCGGCTGGTCCTCGTCCTCGGCGGTGCGGTGGTCGCACAGTCGTGCGTCCTCCTCGGGTGGATCGTGTCCTCCGACCACCGCACCATGCCCGTGGTCTGCGTCCTCATCGCGCTCTCCACCCTCGCCATGGCCGGGCAGACGGCCGTCGCGCGTCGCATCGAACGCTCGGGCGTGACGACCACGTTCGTGACCGGCACCCTCACCAGCCTCATGCAGAGCCTCGCCGACGGCATCCACGACCACCACCTCATCCGCATCGGTGCGATCGTGCTACTCGTGGCGGGTGCCCTCTGCGGCTCGCTCCTCACGGGCGTCGACCCGGTGTTCGGTGCGGCGCTGCCCCTCGTCCCGTCGATCGTCGGGCTGGTGCTCCTCCGGCTCGCGCCGTCGGCATCGGCGCACTGA
- a CDS encoding acetylxylan esterase has product MAQFDLPLAQLQQYLPDREEAADFDAFWSDTIAEAHALAQPTQRERSNPELTGLIVEDVTFSGFGGDPIKGWFIRPAGATGPLPCVVHYIGYSGGRGFAHQWTMHPSAGYAVFVMDTRGQGSANRPGATADPVGSGPQVAGKMSAGLDSRETYYYRRVFTDAALAVDVVRSFPEVDPARVVVAGVSQGGGIALAAAGLSEGLAGALVDVPFLSHYRRALQITDASPFAELKTFLISRRGQEEQVFRTLSYFDATNFAARATAPTLFSVALCDAVCPPSTVYAAFNHYAGAQKDIAVYPYNGHEGGGPVQEQRQLEVLADLFA; this is encoded by the coding sequence GTGGCGCAATTCGACCTGCCCCTCGCCCAGCTCCAGCAGTACCTGCCCGACCGCGAGGAGGCCGCCGACTTCGACGCCTTCTGGTCGGACACGATCGCCGAAGCGCATGCGCTCGCCCAGCCGACGCAGCGTGAGCGCTCCAACCCCGAGCTGACCGGTCTCATCGTCGAGGACGTCACCTTCTCCGGCTTCGGCGGCGACCCGATCAAGGGCTGGTTCATCCGTCCTGCAGGCGCGACCGGCCCGCTCCCGTGCGTCGTGCACTACATCGGCTACAGCGGCGGCCGCGGGTTCGCCCACCAGTGGACGATGCACCCCTCCGCCGGGTACGCGGTGTTCGTGATGGACACCCGCGGCCAGGGCAGTGCGAACCGGCCCGGCGCGACCGCGGACCCCGTCGGCAGCGGACCCCAGGTCGCCGGCAAGATGAGCGCCGGGCTCGACAGCCGGGAGACGTACTATTACCGCCGCGTGTTCACGGACGCCGCGCTAGCCGTCGACGTGGTCCGCAGCTTCCCCGAGGTGGATCCGGCTCGCGTCGTCGTCGCCGGGGTCAGCCAGGGCGGCGGTATCGCGCTCGCCGCGGCCGGGCTCAGCGAGGGCCTCGCCGGCGCGCTCGTCGACGTCCCGTTCCTGTCGCACTACCGTCGAGCCCTCCAGATCACCGACGCGAGCCCGTTCGCCGAGCTGAAGACGTTCCTCATCAGTCGCCGCGGCCAGGAGGAGCAGGTGTTCCGCACCCTCTCCTACTTCGACGCGACGAACTTCGCGGCGAGGGCCACGGCACCGACGCTCTTCTCCGTCGCCCTGTGCGACGCGGTGTGCCCGCCTTCGACGGTCTACGCGGCGTTCAACCACTACGCGGGTGCACAGAAGGACATCGCCGTGTACCCGTACAACGGGCATGAGGGTGGGGGACCGGTGCAGGAGCAGCGGCAGCTCGAGGTCCTCGCCGACCTCTTCGCCTGA
- a CDS encoding IclR family transcriptional regulator, which produces MAGEIQQGIGRAASVLAVLGASTTGPLRASDIARATGLGTSTTARLLGTLEELGYVSKSADSPSYAIGATILALASEGLNQNPVHRESRAPAQELAQRIGLSVNVGVLDGSSLIYLCHFEGALAPKSHSMIGLRQPLHASALGKCLLLDLDADGLRALLGAEPLARYTANTITEHAALVAELAAARERGVCTEDQELALGRLGIAAPIRDANARVVAAISISGRLSLMRERDLDVLTEDLIEVADRISVGLGLISAIPSS; this is translated from the coding sequence GTGGCAGGCGAGATCCAGCAGGGCATCGGTCGTGCGGCATCGGTGCTCGCCGTCCTGGGCGCCTCGACGACCGGGCCGTTGCGGGCCTCGGACATCGCGCGCGCGACCGGTCTGGGCACCTCGACGACCGCCCGGCTCCTCGGCACCCTCGAGGAGCTCGGGTACGTGTCCAAGTCGGCCGACAGCCCGTCGTACGCGATCGGCGCGACGATCCTTGCGCTGGCGAGCGAGGGGCTCAACCAGAACCCGGTCCACCGGGAGTCCCGGGCGCCGGCGCAGGAACTCGCGCAGCGCATCGGCCTCAGTGTGAACGTCGGGGTCCTCGACGGCTCCAGCCTCATCTACCTCTGTCACTTCGAGGGCGCGCTCGCCCCCAAGTCGCACTCCATGATCGGGCTCCGGCAGCCGCTGCACGCGTCGGCCCTCGGCAAGTGCCTGCTGCTCGACCTCGATGCGGACGGCCTCCGCGCGCTGCTCGGTGCGGAACCGCTCGCCCGCTACACGGCCAACACGATCACCGAGCACGCGGCGCTCGTCGCCGAGCTCGCGGCGGCTCGGGAACGCGGCGTCTGCACCGAGGACCAGGAGCTCGCGCTGGGGCGTCTCGGGATCGCGGCACCCATCCGCGACGCGAACGCCAGAGTGGTCGCGGCGATCTCCATCTCGGGCCGCCTGAGCCTCATGCGCGAGCGCGACCTCGACGTGCTCACCGAGGACCTCATCGAGGTGGCCGACCGCATCAGTGTGGGACTCGGCCTCATCTCCGCGATCCCGTCCTCCTGA